One window from the genome of Kluyveromyces marxianus DMKU3-1042 DNA, complete genome, chromosome 3 encodes:
- the DOG2 gene encoding HAD family hydrolase yields MPLITVNYLLFDLDGTLVSSTDAADQTWKDYCEKHGVSYEELSKTVHGTRTAETLAKYFPNVDNTDNKAVKELECSIANNYKELVSLVPGASDLLISLDRPTGSLPGEVFKHRKWAIVTSGTPWVADAWFDHILKSVGKPEVLITANDVTSGKPAPDGYLLAAQRLKEKWQDDRKDLRTVVFEDAPVGVRAGKASGSIVVALTTTYDKESLFEAGADYVVEDLTQVCVRSNTTASTVLIITDPMERDE; encoded by the coding sequence ATGCCATTGATTACAGTCAATTACCTTTTGTTTGACTTGGACGGGACTTTGGTGAGTTCCACCGATGCTGCCGATCAGACTTGGAAGGACTATTGTGAGAAGCACGGTGTCTCTTATGAGGAATTGTCGAAGACAGTTCATGGGACAAGAACAGCGGAGACCTTGGCCAAATATTTCCCAAATGTCGATAATACCGACAACAAGGCTGTGAAAGAACTAGAATGCTCTATTGCTAACAATTACAAAGAACTTGTCAGTTTAGTGCCTGGTGCGTCAGATTTGCTCATTTCTTTGGATAGACCCACTGGATCACTTCCAGGTGAAGTGTTCAAGCATAGAAAATGGGCCATTGTCACTAGCGGTACTCCATGGGTTGCTGATGCATGGTTTGACCACATTTTAAAGTCTGTTGGTAAGCCAGAAGTTTTAATTACTGCGAATGACGTCACTTCTGGAAAACCAGCTCCAGATGGATACTTGTTGGCTGCCCAAcgtttgaaagaaaaatggcaGGATGACCGTAAGGATTTACGCACTGTCGTTTTTGAAGATGCGCCTGTTGGTGTTCGTGCTGGCAAGGCAAGTGGTTCAATTGTTGTGGCATTAACTACCACATATGATAAGGAATCATTGTTTGAAGCAGGCGCGGATTATGTGGTGGAGGACTTGACACAGGTTTGTGTCAGGTCCAACACCACAGCTAGCACTGTTCTAATCATTACTGACCCAATGGAGAGAGACGAATAA
- the DDE1 gene encoding Dde1p: MFDLSVGWLLKWFVALSVLIITSVWFLNTVIIESKRDLHTISLNAQSNADPVRKEHETAVYRNYLVPPSFPLTTGLNLSIGYRLRNGNFGDLWSAIIANGSATSLDFDSESKSLAEINAIAKKLVEKVELIGAKKIGISLSTDSFTGFSVSIGGLMLSLKNVMPLFLHTVPRTEMDIDVLLISNWKSVQFLNGSEKWYKWVVVCEESAEVEKQESSKNIISLKQFLGGNVEPDNEFLYDPKDSSDDAKVLMQISNPAGGLTSFTQMSLVSSVSSYIKSFPIGHTLSTKDQLTICPSSQWNHSICIQAWPKIFAVLLHGGSVSFRNNVKSLIDLPKETTLLMIPHNYPILKHLLNHSKGIRSSLSIALFSEGVYNKIGQISRNIDELRCVYIFNELKNVSIVTDFSAKIPKLTKMQIQRYTSAQVTHLRSLLGSRVIMELYSPFSIFGPLCYTNYYDYRVFPSELDKLVTCYGSFSTSLEGKLVETEENPELEAEKRQGMLVVRGFTIGKPVEEDRLANAMKLSEKFDGGEGWMPLLGVFGLFGNDGCFYEYK, from the coding sequence ATGTTTGATCTCAGTGTAGGGTGGCTCTTGAAATGGTTTGTTGCACTGAGCGTTCTGATAATAACAAGTGTATGGTTTCTCAATACGGTTATTAttgaatcaaaaagagATCTACACACTATTTCATTAAATGCACAATCCAATGCCGATCCTGTCAGGAAAGAACATGAAACTGCTGTATACAGGAATTATTTAGTTCCTCCATCGTTTCCACTAACTACAGGTCTCAATCTTAGTATCGGGTATCGTCTCAGGAATGGAAACTTCGGTGATTTATGGTCTGCGATAATTGCGAATGGTAGCGCAACTTCATTAGACTTTGATTCAGAGAGCAAGAGCTTAGCAGAGATTAATGCTATTGCAAAAAAGTTAGTGGAGAAGGTAGAATTAATTGGAGCCAAAAAGATAGGTATATCTCTTTCTACTGATTCGTTTACTGGGTTTTCTGTTAGCATTGGGGGTTTGATgctttctttgaaaaatgtcATGCCGCTGTTCCTCCACACTGTTCCAAGGACAGAGATGGATATAGACGTACTTTTAATCAGTAATTGGAAATCTGTGCAATTTCTCAATGGAAGCGAAAAGTGGTACAAATGGGTTGTGGTTTGTGAAGAGAGCGCTGAAGTGGAAAAACAAGAATCCTctaaaaatattatttcATTAAAGCAGTTTCTTGGTGGAAACGTTGAGCCTGATAATGAGTTCTTGTATGATCCAAAAGACTCATCCGATGATGCAAAGGTTCTTATGCAAATTTCTAATCCAGCCGGTGGTTTGACAAGCTTTACCCAAATGAGTCTTGTaagttctgtttcttcgTATATCAAAAGCTTCCCCATTGGACATACTCTAAGCACTAAAGATCAACTTACTATTTGTCCCAGTTCACAGTGGAATCATTCTATATGTATTCAAGCCTGGCCCAAAATATTTGCAGTATTGTTACATGGCGGATCAGTGTCTTTCAGAAATAATGTCAAAAGTTTAATTGATTTGCCGAAGGAGACAACACTGCTTATGATTCCGCACAACTACCCAATCCTCAAACATTTATTAAATCATTCGAAGGGAATAAGATCATCACTATCTATAGCGCTATTTAGTGAAGGGGTTTACAATAAGATTGGTCAGATTTCGAGAAATATTGATGAACTAAGATGCGTCTATATTTTTAATGAGCTAAAAAACGTGAGTATAGTTACAGACTTCTCCGCAAAAATTCCCAAACTTACAAAGATGCAAATACAAAGATATACCAGTGCACAGGTAACTCATTTGAGATCCCTGCTTGGATCTAGGGTAATAATGGAATTGTATTCACCATTCTCCATTTTTGGCCCATTGTGCTATACAAATTACTATGATTATAGAGTGTTTCCATCAGAATTGGATAAGCTAGTAACTTGCTATGGTTCATTTTCTACTTCATTGGAAGGTAAACTAGTAGAAACGGAAGAAAATCCGGAGCTTGAAGCTGAAAAGAGACAAGGAATGTTGGTAGTCAGGGGTTTCACTATTGGAAAGccagtagaagaagatagGTTGGCAAACGCTATGAAATTATCGGAGAAATTCGATGGTGGAGAAGGTTGGATGCCCTTACTCGGAGTGTTTGGATTGTTTGGAAATGATGGATGCTTTTATGAATACAAGTGA
- the AAP1 gene encoding arginine/alanine aminopeptidase → MSSQPDRVILPQNVTPVHYKLQLEPLFDTFKFNGTVSIDLKVNDKDTDFVELNTVELEIHEADIAGVKASDITSDEEEQTTRFTFPTGTLQKAGDSGEIATLNIKFTGILNDKMAGFYRAKYTDKKTGETKYMATTQMEPTDARKAFPCFDEPNLKASFEISLVSEPHLTHLSNMDVKNEEVVEGKKITHFNPTPNMSTYLVAFIVAELEYVECKDFRIPVRVYATPGSEHLGQYAADLTAKTLDFFEKAFDIKYPLPKMDSVAVHEFSAGAMENWGLITYRVVDLLLDEKNASLERIKRVAEVVQHELAHQWFGNLVTMDWWEGLWLNEGFATWMSWYACNQFQPQWKVWEQYVADDLQSALGLDSLRSSHPIEVPVKRADEINQIFDHISYAKGSSLLRMISQWLGEETFVKGVSNYLNKFKFGNAKTEDLWDALSDASGKDVRKVMDIWTKKVGFPIVTVTEDGNKITFKQNRYLNTADVKPEEDTTLYPVFLSLKTKSGVDHSLTLDQRELTVTVDDAEFIKTNANQAGIYITSYSDDRWKALANQAKLLSVEDRTGLVADCKNLSTSGYTSTKNFLYLISQWKNEESFVVWEQIVNSLGSLKAAWAFEPKETLDALNEFTRQLVSDKTHALGWTFSEDESYASQRLKVEMFATSAAAKDPVVVKAALEMFDKYTSGDNAAIPPLIKSVVFNTVARDGDAKNYEKLFNIYKNPSSTDEKLSALRCLGRFEDPSLMKRTLGYLMDGTVLNQDIYIPMGGMRGHKEGIETLWAWTKENWDALHKRFPPSLTMLSSILSVATSGFTSREAIDDIKSFFKDKSTKGFDQGLAQSLDAITSKANWVDRDREVVAKYLKENNYYK, encoded by the coding sequence ATGTCTAGTCAACCAGACCGTGTTATTCTACCCCAAAACGTGACTCCAGTGCACTACAAGTTGCAATTGGAGCCATTGTTCGATACATTTAAGTTCAATGGTACAGTTAGCATTGATTTGAAGGTTAACGATAAGGACACAGactttgttgaattgaacACTGTGGAGTTGGAAATCCATGAAGCTGATATCGCTGGTGTGAAGGCTAGCGACATTACTtctgatgaggaagaacaaacgACTAGATTCACTTTCCCTACTGGCACCTTGCAAAAGGCTGGTGACAGTGGCGAAATTGCCACTCTGAATATCAAGTTCACTGGTATCTTGAACGACAAGATGGCTGGTTTCTACCGTGCCAAATACACCGATAAGAAGACTGGCGAGACCAAGTACATGGCTACCACTCAGATGGAACCAACTGATGCTCGTAAAGCCTTCCCATGTTTCGATGAACCAAACTTGAAGGCCTCCTTTGAAATTTCCTTGGTTTCGGAGCCACACTTGACCCATTTGTCCAACATGGACGTGAAAAACGAGGAAGTTGTTGAGGGCAAGAAGATCACCCACTTCAACCCTACTCCAAACATGTCTACTTACTTGGTCGCATTCATTGTCGCCGAGTTGGAATACGTTGAGTGCAAGGATTTCAGAATCCCAGTTAGAGTTTACGCTACGCCTGGTTCTGAGCATTTAGGCCAATACGCTGCCGACTTGACTGCCAAGACTTTGGACTTCTTCGAAAAGGCATTCGACATCAAGTACCCTCTACCAAAGATGGACTCCGTTGCCGTGCATGAATTCTCTGCCGGTGCTATGGAAAACTGGGGGTTGATCACCTACCGTGTTGTCGACTTGCTATTAGACGAAAAGAACGCCAGTTTGGAACGTATCAAGCGTGTTGCTGAAGTCGTCCAACACGAATTGGCTCACCAATGGTTCGGTAACTTGGTTACCATGGACTGGTGGGAAGGTTTGTGGTTAAACGAAGGTTTCGCCACCTGGATGTCCTGGTACGCCTGTAACCAATTCCAACCTCAATGGAAGGTTTGGGAGCAATACGTTGCAGATGATTTGCAAAGCGCCCTTGGTTTGGACTCCCTAAGATCATCTCACCCAATTGAAGTTCCAGTCAAGAGAGCAGACGAGATCAACCAAATCTTTGACCACATCTCTTATGCAAAGGGTTCCTCTTTGTTGAGAATGATCTCCCAATGGTTGGGCGAAGAAACCTTCGTTAAAGGTGTTTCAAACTATTTGAACAAATTTAAGTTCGGGAACGCCAAGACCGAAGATTTGTGGGATGCCCTATCTGATGCCTCCGGTAAAGACGTTCGTAAAGTGATGGATATCTGGACCAAGAAGGTCGGTTTCCCAATTGTCACCGTTACTGAAGACGGTAACAAAATCACTTTCAAGCAAAACCGTTACTTGAACACCGCCGATGTCAAGCCAGAAGAAGACACCACTTTGTACCCTGTTTTCTTATCTCTAAAAACCAAGTCTGGTGTTGATCACTCTTTGACTTTGGACCAAAGAGAATTAACCGTTACCGTTGACGATGCTGAATTCATCAAGACAAATGCTAACCAAGCTGGTATCTACATTACCTCCTATTCTGACGACAGATGGAAGGCTTTGGCTAACCAAGCTAAACTTTTGTCCGTTGAAGACCGTACCGGTTTGGTTGCCGACTGTAAAAACTTGTCCACTTCGGGCTACACTTCTACCAAGAATTTCTTGTACTTAATCTCTCAATGGAAGAACGAAGAGTCCTTCGTTGTTTGGGAGCAAATCGTGAACAGTTTGGGATCCTTGAAGGCTGCTTGGGCTTTCGAACCAAAGGAAACCTTGGATGctttgaatgaattcaCCAGACAATTAGTCTCAGACAAGACTCATGCTCTAGGCTGGACTTTCtctgaagatgaatcaTACGCTTCTCAACGTTTGAAGGTTGAAATGTTCGCCACTTCTGCTGCCGCTAAGGACCCTGTTGTTGTCAAGGCTGCTTTGGAAATGTTCGACAAGTACACTTCTGGTGACAACGCTGCAATCCCACCATTAATCAAGTCTGTTGTTTTCAACACTGTGGCCAGAGATGGTGATGCAAAGAATTACGAAAAGTTGTTCAACATTTACAAGAACCCATCTTCTACTGACGAGAAACTTTCTGCACTAAGGTGCTTGGGTAGATTCGAAGACCCAAGCTTGATGAAGAGAACTCTAGGCTATCTAATGGACGGAACTGTCTTGAATCAAGATATCTACATTCCAATGGGTGGTATGAGAGGTCACAAGGAAGGTATTGAAACATTATGGGCTTGGACAAAGGAAAACTGGGATGCTCTACACAAGAGATTCCCTCCATCTCTAACAATGTTGAGTTCCATCTTGAGTGTTGCTACTTCAGGATTCACTTCTCGTGAAGCCATTGACGACATAAAGAGCTTTTTCAAGGACAAGTCTACCAAGGGTTTCGATCAAGGTTTGGCTCAATCTCTAGATGCTATCACTTCCAAGGCTAACTGGGTTGATAGAGACCGTGAAGTTGTTGCTAAATActtgaaggaaaacaaCTACTACAAataa
- the PHM7 gene encoding Phm7p has translation MAGQTTSSSTSAFVTTLIFNGIVALLFVWLFLRLRPREPRVYQPRTLKDIKTFPESQRSEEVPPGYFNWVPYLLTKPHSYIIQNTSIDGYLFLRYISMFAAVSFIGCITLFPILLPVNATNGHNLKGFEVLSFSNVSNKRRFYAHVFLSWFYFAFIVFVIYRELYYYVTLRHSIQTSPLYDGLLSSRTLILTDLQGDFCTEEGLNKRFLNVSRVTLARDLKKLHKLVDERDGLAKKYESTLNKVITKAVKKKIKADKKGEQVAEGTTNKNNPQNDLETYMPQNKRPTHRLGKIPVWKIFTSEKVDTLEYCVKRIGELNDEVAKEQDTWEERDLLSTAFIEFKSQYDAQRAYQSVPYLFEKGSYHKALIGYGPDDIRWENTDLSEKEQKAKRSGGNSSLTALIIFWAIPVAFVGCVSNINFLTDKVHFLKFINNMPKVLMGIITGLAPTILLALLMSLVPVIIKKIAVLSGSLTRQDVELYCHKWYYGFQVVQVFIVVTLTSAASSTVTAIIKKPSSAMTLLAENLPKASNFYIAYFLLQGLSVPSGALLQVVNLILSKVLGRVLDKTPRQKWARYNKLSEPSWGVIYPVLELLVCIMITYSIISPIILVFSTFALGFFLLAYTYNLVYVMKFSYDLRGRNYPRALYQVFVGLYLAEICLLGLFIMAKTWGPVALEAICIAATVCAHLYCKRRFEPLFDAVPLSALKYARGDSETYYPAKDQGLEEIRSEGKKLANNILSDDRSGVFQDTTRQDLQRVNMLPDDFEESLEDESKSNNGGGTISGHSKNPSNPFVGETEQFHKTKVPPTLTSEGAESSHDPNVIVNKVDAGEVLADVKGYPVNQPNEQVGLPSDFAKPQSIIQRIKLFFQPQKYYEFAIVRQTLPFAFNDVVKYDLEYLEKAFTDPCVRMKDPVIWIAKDPMGLSQQQKSLAATNGVQVSDDFAEYDEKGREIYLSDPPDFEPVAMK, from the coding sequence ATGGCCGGTCAGACAACTTCATCGTCTACATCGGCGTTTGTTACAACATTAATCTTTAATGGGATCGTAGCGCTGTTATTTGTATGGTTGTTCTTACGGTTGAGGCCTAGAGAACCCAGGGTGTACCAGCCCCGTACCCTAAAGGATATCAAGACATTTCCGGAGTCCCAAAGGTCCGAAGAGGTGCCTCCAGGTTATTTCAACTGGGTCCCATATTTGCTCACTAAACCACATTCGTACATTATTCAGAACACTAGTATCGATGGGTACTTGTTTTTGAGGTACATCTCGATGTTCGCTGCTGTGTCTTTTATAGGGTGCATTACGTTGTTCCCGATTTTGTTGCCGGTAAACGCAACAAACGGACACAACTTGAAAGGATTTGAGGTTCTTTCGTTCTCAAATGTGTCAAATAAGAGGAGGTTTTACGCTCATGTATTTTTATCCTGGTTCTACTTTGCCTTTATTGTCTTCGTCATATACAGAGAGCTATATTACTACGTCACTTTGCGCCATAGTATACAAACATCGCCTTTGTACGACGGTTTGCTTTCTTCGAGAACATTGATATTGACGGATTTGCAGGGCGATTTTTGCACAGAAGAGGGCTTGAACAAACGTTTCTTGAACGTGTCGCGCGTGACTTTGGCTAGGGATCTCAAAAAGTTGCATAAGCTGGTGGATGAACGTGATGGTTTGGCCAAGAAGTACGAGTCTACATTGAATAAAGTTATTACAAAGGCCgtcaaaaagaaaatcaaggCTGATAAAAAGGGAGAACAAGTCGCTGAAGGTACCaccaacaagaacaaccCTCAAAATGATTTAGAGACTTACATGCCACAGAACAAAAGACCAACACATAGATTAGGAAAAATTCCTGTGTGGAAGATCTTCACCAGTGAAAAAGTGGATACCTTGGAATATTGTGTTAAACGTATTGGTGAGCTAAACGACGAAGTGGCTAAGGAACAGGACACTTGGGAAGAGAGAGATCTTCTGAGTACCGCATTCATTGAATTCAAATCTCAATACGATGCCCAAAGAGCTTACCAGTCTGTCCCATACCTTTTTGAGAAAGGTTCGTACCATAAGGCCTTGATCGGATATGGACCAGATGATATACGTTGGGAGAATACAGACTTGtcagagaaagaacaaaaggCTAAGAGATCAGGTGGTAACAGCTCATTGACGGCTTTGATCATCTTTTGGGCTATTCCAGTCGCTTTTGTTGGTTGTGTTTCTAatatcaacttcttgaccGACAAAGTTCACTTCTTAAAATTTATCAACAATATGCCAAAGGTTCTAATGGGTATCATTACTGGTTTGGCTCCAACAATTCTATTGGCACTATTGATGTCGCTTGTTCCtgttattatcaaaaaaattgcGGTTCTGTCTGGGTCTTTAACAAGACAGGATGTTGAATTATATTGTCATAAATGGTACTACGGCTTCCAAGTGGTGCAAGTTTTCATTGTGGTCACTCTAACTTCTGCTGCATCGAGTACTGTAACGGCAATCATCAAGAAACCAAGCTCCGCTATGACATTATTGGCTGAGAACTTGCCAAAAGCATCTAATTTCTACATTGCCTACTTTTTGTTACAAGGGTTATCAGTACCAAGTGGAGCTTTACTGCAAGTCGTTAATTTGATCTTGAGTAAAGTATTGGGAAGAGTCCTAGATAAGACACCTAGACAAAAATGGGCCCGTTATAACAAGTTGTCAGAGCCTAGTTGGGGTGTGATCTACCCAGTTTTAGAATTATTGGTCTGCATCATGATTACTTACTCCATCATCTCCCCAATTATATTGGTATTCTCCACATTTGCTCTTGGTTTCTTCCTATTGGCATACACCTACAATCTAGTGTATGTTATGAAATTCAGTTATGATTTACGTGGAAGAAATTATCCAAGAGCCTTGTACCAAGTTTTCGTTGGTTTATATCTCGCAGAAATTTGTCTTCTTGGTTTGTTTATCATGGCTAAGACTTGGGGTCCAGTTGCTTTGGAAGCTATTTGCATAGCTGCAACTGTTTGTGCCCATCTGTACTGCAAAAGAAGGTTCGAACCTCTATTCGATGCCGTTCCGCTAAGCGCGCTCAAATATGCTAGAGGTGATTCGGAAACATACTATCCAGCAAAGGACCAGGGTCTTGAGGAAATTCGTTCCGAAGGGAAAAAGCTAGCCAATAACATTCTTTCCGATGACAGAAGCGGTGTTTTCCAAGATACTACAAGACAGGACTTGCAGAGAGTCAATATGCTTCCAGATGATTTCGAAGAGTCATTGGAAGATGAGTCTAAAAGTAACAATGGTGGCGGGACAATTTCAGGGCACTCAAAGAACCCATCCAATCCATTTGTTGGTGAAACAGAGCAATTCCATAAAACGAAAGTACCGCCAACACTCACATCAGAAGGTGCTGAAAGCAGTCATGATCCTAATGTGATTGTTAATAAAGTAGATGCGGGAGAAGTTCTTGCAGATGTCAAGGGTTATCCTGTCAACCAGCCCAACGAGCAGGTTGGTCTACCCTCAGATTTTGCTAAACCACAAAGTATCATACAGCGTATTaaacttttcttccaacCACAGAAATACTATGAATTTGCAATTGTCAGACAAACTTTACCATTTGCCTTCAATGATGTTGTTAAATAtgatttggaatatttggaaaaagCTTTCACAGACCCCTGCGTCAGAATGAAAGATCCAGTTATTTGGATTGCAAAAGACCCTATGGGGTTATCTCAGCAACAGAAATCTCTTGCAGCTACAAATGGCGTTCAAGTGAGTGATGATTTCGCTGAATATGATGAGAAGGGAAGAGAAATATATTTGAGCGATCCACCAGATTTCGAACCTGTTGCTAtgaaatga
- the RRP45 gene encoding exosome non-catalytic core subunit RRP45, whose amino-acid sequence MAKGIEISTSESKFILEALKQKQRLDGRTFDQFRDVDIKLGEAFGDVTVTMGKTKVHCRVSCEIAQPYEDRPFEGLFHITTETTPMAGAQFENGNNTGEEEVLISRMIEKSVRRSGALDVEGLCIVAGSKCWSLRADVHFLDCDGGLIDASCIAVMTALLHFRKPDVTVLGEKITVHPVDEREPVPLGVLHVPVCVTFSYFNPDDTEENIKGEQNSEIAIIDATLKEELLRDGVLTVTLNKNREVVQVSKAGGLPMDALSLIDCCHKAYGIVERITDQIHRTVKEDIASRNQYAHILSSENSRQN is encoded by the coding sequence ATGGCAAAGGGAATAGAAATTAGTACATCAGAGTCCAAATTCATATTGGAGGCcttgaaacagaaacaaaggCTAGATGGTCGTACATTCGATCAATTTAGAGACGTAGATATAAAACTGGGCGAGGCCTTTGGGGACGTCACTGTCACCATGGGTAAAACGAAGGTTCACTGCCGTGTAAGTTGCGAAATTGCACAACCCTATGAGGATAGGCCATTTGAAGGACTTTTCCACATAACAACGGAAACGACGCCAATGGCTGGAGCACAATTTGAGAATGGGAACAATAcaggagaagaagaagttctaATTAGTAGAATGATCGAGAAATCCGTTAGAAGATCAGGAGCATTAGATGTAGAAGGTTTGTGTATAGTAGCAGGGTCGAAATGCTGGTCACTAAGGGCTGATGTGCACTTTTTAGATTGTGATGGAGGATTAATTGATGCTAGTTGTATCGCTGTAATGACAGCTCTATTGCATTTCAGAAAGCCAGACGTAACTGTTCTTGGCGAAAAAATAACAGTACATCCAGTTGATGAGAGGGAGCCCGTTCCATTGGGTGTTTTGCATGTACCGGTGTGTGTTACTTTCTCCTACTTTAATCCTGATGACACAGAGGAGAATATCAAAGGTGAACAAAACTCTGAAATTGCTATCATTGATGCCACTTTGAAGGAGGAACTATTGAGAGATGGTGTTCTTACCGTGACTCTTAACAAAAACAGAGAAGTTGTGCAAGTTTCAAAAGCTGGTGGGTTGCCAATGGATGCATTATCGTTAATAGATTGTTGTCACAAGGCTTACGGGATTGTGGAGAGGATTACAGATCAAATACATCGAACCGTTAAGGAAGATATTGCCTCGAGAAATCAATATGCTCATATTTTGAGCTCAGAAAACTCTCGTCAAAACTAG
- the MRX10 gene encoding Mrx10p gives MFLRSLANVRLFHTTSSLLRSSPDKIASRVLRRSRQVKRPKTLESSLLTRLRPVTAITTAESYDLSRTVELLSKKGYQPATLIPNEIISFKYLHDGFRGDIMVLAQNGSVVSWGFNESVLRDEILPLVAEARVNSLQEVQFESEDLDYVELEDKEDISKLKQNYSLGDESSMENEVIIINGVEPESGLLDKAAFSSGISRSTRLAVLEVALDSHIEKTREFTESLSRGKKLNISEKAVLQSTGRLFLMRGKLNLYSELIETPDLYWSEPQLEKLYRQISRNLDIQPRISILNKKLDYATDEARALMAVLNEKKGTRLEWIIIYLITVEVCFELYHFYEKYQEIFKSKKESELERV, from the coding sequence ATGTTTTTAAGAAGTTTAGCTAATGTAAGGTTGTTCCACACAACTAGCAGTTTGTTGCGTTCCAGCCCCGACAAAATTGCTTCGCGAGTGTTGAGGAGATCCAGACAAGTGAAAAGACCCAAGACTCTGGAATCTTCACTTCTCACCCGCTTAAGGCCAGTGACGGCGATCACGACCGCGGAATCGTACGACTTAAGTAGAACTGTTGAATTGCTAAGTAAGAAAGGATACCAACCGGCAACATTGATACCGAATGAGATAATCAGCTTCAAGTATTTGCACGACGGATTCAGAGGCGACATAATGGTTTTGGCGCAGAATGGGTCTGTGGTGTCGTGGGGTTTTAACGAGAGTGTCTTGCGCGATGAGATTCTTCCTCTAGTAGCGGAAGCGCGAGTAAACTCCTTGCAAGAGGTGCAGTTTGAAAGCGAAGACTTGGACTATGTAGAGTTGGAGGACAAAGAAGATATAAGTaaattgaaacaaaactATTCGTTAGGTGATGAGAGTAGCATGGAAAATGAGGTAATTATAATCAACGGAGTTGAGCCAGAAAGTGGGCTATTGGATAAAGCAGCGTTTTCCAGCGGTATTTCAAGAAGCACAAGACTAGCTGTTTTAGAAGTGGCATTGGATTCACATATTGAGAAAACAAGAGAATTTACAGAGTCCCTCTCTCGTGGTAAAAAACTCAATATCAGCGAAAAGGCAGTACTTCAATCGACCGGAAGACTCTTTTTGATGAGAGGGAAATTAAATCTCTATAGCGAATTGATTGAAACACCAGATCTCTACTGGAGTGAACCCCAATTGGAAAAGCTCTATCGtcagatttcaagaaactTGGACATTCAACCGCGTATCAGCatattgaataaaaaaCTTGATTATGCGACTGATGAGGCAAGAGCCTTGATGGCTGtattgaatgaaaaaaaggGAACCCGTCTAGAATGGATTATAATCTATTTGATCACCGTAGAAGTATGTTTTGAATTGTACCACTTTTACGAAAAGTATCAAGAGATCTTCAAGAGCAAAAAGGAGTCCGAATTGGAACGGGTATAA
- the RNH202 gene encoding Rnh202p yields MTIDHETLKSYTLAVLPSGLDTSVEIFELPHPSNNESKKNLRLFTLDDQVYQLKTKEFSKGCDYNKQKDLVSDKYHYTSDGQPFKSTFLIDENNRSDGFTMENGSILYSEKYDLTFSLCGYYYRKNVVPNEDAAFTPSINGSINPDKNFYTSSDYQERLISNHNENWAKTPSHIWEKALENISKIVEEAGEKYYCIDADKITEWLVRKVCRIINNFPASLKIPSTFPENISSAFKCIMSCNLLVSLIPQLAYQRLINYESEELNIKQHFEEYKKYKEESIKEDIQKEMAIKAAMSTGLPNMTNGIDKSKKKSIPKPKVVKPKVAKGKGRIDGFFKNAKI; encoded by the coding sequence ATGACTATCGATCACGAAACGCTTAAATCATACACGTTAGCTGTCCTACCGAGTGGACTGGATACAAGCGTGGAGATTTTTGAGCTGCCTCACCCTTCAAATAACGAGTCTAAGAAGAATCTAAGGCTATTTACGCTAGATGACCAGGTTTATcaattaaaaacaaaagaatttaGTAAAGGATGCGATTACAATAAACAGAAGGATCTAGTAAGCGACAAGTATCATTACACAAGCGATGGCCAGCCATTCAAATCGACTTTCTTAATTGACGAGAATAACAGATCGGATGGTTTTACCATGGAAAATGGATCTATACTTTACAGCGAGAAGTACGATTTAACTTTCAGCTTATGTGGTTATTACTATAGAAAGAATGTAGTCCCAAATGAGGACGCTGCTTTTACTCCATCTATCAATGGGTCAATAAATCCTGATAAGAACTTTTACACCTCTAGCGATTACCAAGAAAGGTTAATAAGTAACCACAATGAAAATTGGGCAAAGACTCCATCACATATCTGGGAAAAAGCTCTTGAAAACATTTCTAAAATAGTAGAAGAGGCGGGAGAGAAGTACTATTGTATTGATGCAGACAAGATAACAGAATGGTTAGTGAGGAAGGTTTGTAGAATTATCAATAATTTCCCAGCTTCCTTGAAAATACCAAGCACATTTCCTGAAAATATCTCATCAGCCTTCAAGTGTATCATGTCCTGTAACCTGTTGGTGTCATTGATTCCACAATTAGCGTATCAACGGCTAATAAATTATGAATCAGAAGAATTAAACATCAAGCAACATTTTGAAGAGTATAAAAAGTACAAGGAAGAAAGCATAAAAGAGGATATTCAAAAGGAAATGGCAATAAAAGCGGCAATGTCTACCGGATTGCCAAATATGACTAATGGAATCGATAAAAgtaagaagaaatcaatcCCAAAGCCCAAAGTTGTGAAACCCAAAGTCGCCAAGGGTAAGGGTCGAATTGACGgttttttcaagaatgcAAAGATTTAG